The Metarhizium brunneum chromosome 5, complete sequence sequence AcacggccaccaccaccgtcaccCCGCAGAAGCGGTCCAGCCCGCTCTCAAACAGGAGCGGGATGTCGAGCACCACCGCCCAGTGGCCGCGGAGATAGCACCCCAGGACCGTTTTGAACATTTCCCTGCGCACGGCCGGGTGCACGATGCCGTTGAGCACCGCGCGGTCCCTCTGCAGCTGCTCGCTGTCGCCAAAGACGCGCTTCCCGAGGGCGGGACGGTTGAGCGGGCGCCCCTTGCCGTCGGGGCCGTTTTCCGGCATCGAGTCCGACGGCTCGACCAGGAGAtccggcgtcgtcgggccAAAGTATTTGACGATGGCGTTGTAGCCGCTTGTGCCGGGCTCGACCACCTTGCGGGCGAGGACGTCGGCGTCCACAATGGGCAGCTCATAGGGCGCAGATTTGAGGAGCGACGAGATGGTTGATTTGCCCGTTGCAATGGAGCCTGTTAGTCCGATGAGCAGcattttttcttcctttttcccCCCTGGTATACGGCACGGGGGACCACTTGGGGGCGGTGGTGTGTGAATATGTGAAGCTGTGCTGATTGATGCAGGATGCGTCGGCACCGAGGAAGCAGCTGTGAGGTTGGCAGGGCCGAGCTGTCGATTGCCTCCAGTCCTCCGAGGTTAGAgagagcttcaatgttacacAGGTGTCGGGAACTAAGAACATGGAATCCAATAGTTGGTGTCTGGTTCTGGTGCATCTGGGTTCCATGTCGATGTTATGCAACCCCCAGTGCCCTGCCGCTAGCGCCACTGGGCTGTTAGTTGGTGCGGGGTTTGGGTGAAGCTCCAGCTCTAGTCCAGcacgagaagaagccgggCTGCCGACTGGGAAGGAACCAGACATGCAAattgccgacatggagctgtaTTACGCCACCAAGTGATTGAGCGCTGGACATGTCTCCATGTTTTTCGCATGGCAATAATATGTCCTCCGTACTTGGTATTGCATAAATACGTCGTAGAGCACTGCATGGGAAAGCCCCACGTCACACAAATCATCAGACACTTTGCCGATTATGCGGTCATCCGTGTTGTTTCGCAGGCTCATTCCATAATGACAGCAGCGTCGCATGATGCCGCTTCAACGCACGCCACAAAGTACAGCGCGTGACACGACAGCTGGATcgagtactactacaactAGAATACGTAGTTTGAAAGTGTAGAAAACGGACCCGCCTGGCAAGTTTCCTGAGTAAATCAATGACGGCCCCGCGCCGTTGAAgtatggatggatggacggGACAGTCCCACGAATCTTGCTGATCTCGGGCTGGCCAGCGCCACAGATCGAGGGATGGATGGCCTGTTGCCTGCGCCTCGGTTAAGGGTCGTCACAAGCACGGCATTCCTGGCCGCTCTGGTGGCCGTCCAGTATGAACAGTCCCGGGCAGTCGACGTCGATCTGACGCAAATACACCATTACTGGAGTGTCGGAGGGGTCGCCAGCCTGGGCGTTTCTCGACATCTGGCCGGGAGTCGAGTATTGCGCCTCGTCAACGGTTGAATCAAAGGGTCCGGTGCGAGGGGTAAGAGGGCGGGATAAGAGGACGGGAGGGAAGGGGCTGCGGAGGGATCCTGCGGCAGCCGTCCAGTGAAGGTGTGGGGATTTGTCAGTGGTTCCTTCCTCGAATGTCGAAACATCAAAATGTCAAGTTGCTTTGTTGACTGCCAGGTACTTAGACGTAGGTACAGTACCTACCGAAGTTCACTCTAAAGGATGGAGAATGACTCAACGGAGTTTGCATTCCAAGTGCTGCCCTATTAAATCGTGGCGTCTCCGCAATGCCCCGGCTGGCTTTCGCTGCGTCCCCAAGTCCCCTAAGCTCCTTGGCGCAGATGTTGACCGGGATCCATGTCCAAATAACAAAGTAGTCTGGTACTTTACAATGATCATTccatacttaagtacatacctaggtagtctaGGCAGAAAGATTTGCAATATTAAGCTTCACTCTGCGCGCAACTGCTGCGTATCAGGTTGACCGTACAGTAGACTGCTGGCTTCGTATTAAGCCGGCAGAACAGGCGTCAGATGCGAGCGAGGTCaggcttcaaatgttggaTGCGCCACATGGAGGACCTGCTCAAGTACTGCgtaactacttaagtacggagtactagtagtagtctGGTACCTCAATTATAACCGAGCACGCATGGACAGTCAAACGCTGCCAGGGATGCGCGTCAAATGTGTCTGGCGCACAGATGCTAGACAGATTTTGATGCGGGGGGTTGCAGTAGGTCAGTTACATTGGCGCCACTGCAAACATGTGAAAGCCCCGACCAGGACTCTtcaagaccagttgacgctgGACTCTTGTCTCGAGAGTCGACGCCTTCGACGCCCTCAACTTGACGCGGCGGCCGACGGGGTGGTCGACGCCCGCCACAGGCGAATATTGATGCAGACTTACGGGCGAATCACGGGCCAGGCCACGTTGGTGCCGTCGATGCGCTGCCTTTGAGTGCCGCTTCTGTGCCTGACTGCACATCAATTGTCTACAGCGGTACGGGTGCCCCCAGGCGCCGCCCACCGCCCACAACCTCATGATCCCACATGCACCCTGAAGCGCCCCACCACCCCAACGCATGTCGCCCCATAAAGAAGACGGAAACATCCTCCTTCCATCCTCCCACCAAGAATCGTTCCCCATCGTGTGTTGCTGCAGCCCCGGCTGTTCTTTTAAACGCTCCCTTGTTCCTAGTCCTCCTAAAATGCTCTATCCTCGGTTTTAATCTTGGTGTATTGGTATAGTTTTCAGCATATTAGCGACAGGCCAAATTACAACTGCTCCCTCGACTTAAATCGCCCTTCTGAGCCCGAAACAACCCTCGCCGAGAGAAAAAGGAGagacaccagttgacagctTGTTGGCTCGCCCGGCCTTCGTTCCGGCTAAGCTCTGTTTTCAACTGGGCCATCTTCAGTGAAAGTCTTGCAGTGGTCACATTGTGCAACTCGCGCCGCCGCAGACCCTGCGCTGACCTGCATATACTTAATGCTGGCTAGCCAGTCTCGCATACTTCCTTGAGACAAGCAGCTTGGGGCACTTCGACctcttcgccgccgacggtCGAACATCGTCCATCTTCCCGCTCTCACCTTGCAGTCCACACCTATTAGTTTGCCATTCTGCGCAGTGCCTTGAAATTGGAAGCGGTTTTCAATTGGGCTTCCGAGTATCAAATAGCCAtgagcgacgacgagccccAGCTTGTGCGACCGATTCCCCGTCGACCATTCAACCTAAATTTCACGAGTGCGACACCCCCCGACGATGACCTTGCGGATCACGATGAGCCTTCTCAGGATAGCTTTGGTTCCGGCCTTGACTTTTCAAGCTCGAGATTCTTGCACCCAAGCTTTGACCGGTCCGAATCTACAGCATCGCTCAGCCGCCCGCAGTCCCTCCTGAATTTGACTTCATCGACCTTGATGGGAATATATTCAGAGGCAGCGTCCAACACTAGAGATCGCCTCTTCAATGGTTACGATGAGTCAGATACGCCATGGGGGACTGGTGCACGTACTCCTATCAGACGTCCCAGCATCGACGAAGCGACTTACGAGCTGATGCGCGACCGCTCCCACGTTCCCAGGCGAATATCTTCTTTTGGGCCCTATGCGCAGGTTGAACAGGCTGTATCGCATTCCGCTCTTGGCTCCGTTACGTCCCTCACACTTCGTGGCACGCTGTTGTTTGTACTCGGCTTGGGCTACGGCGCCCTCGTCACGCGTCTCCACAACGAGCAGAACCAATTGCCCCCGATGCCTGACGACAGCATTCTAAAACCCGGAAATAATTGGAAATACCTCACCTTCTGGGGTGTAGCTGGCATTGGATTGGGCTCCTTACTGCCATGGTTCGACAAGCTGTGGGAGGACACCTTTGGCAACGAAGGCGACGACAGTGTTGTTGACAAAGGAGCTAGCCCGGGCACGGACTGGGCTTTAGTAATGCGAGCTATTGGCGCATTTGTTGGCATCATTTTTGCCATTGTGAGTCCAAAATCCGACATCGGCTTCTCGTTCTGAAAATGAGTACTGACAAATCCTTCCAGCGCAAGCTAGCATGGGTATCTACCCTTCAAGTGTCAGCGACACTGGCATTGGTCAACCCCCTTTTATGGTGGCTCATAGATCGCAGTAAGCCTGGATTCGTGCTGTCTGCTGCAGTTGGCTTGACCGGCTCGATTCTCCTTCTCGGTGTTGATCCTGAGATAATGCCTGCGCCATCAGGATTGCCTAGCCGTAATTCTTCAAATCCTTTTAACAGCGACCCCCTTGCATTGGGTGGCTTAGCCACGCAAGAAACGGTTGAAACGGGGGTGTGGATGCTCAGCGTGCTATTCTGCAGCTGCCTCTGCTTTGGCAATATTGGTCGCAGGCTGACGTGGAACAGATCGAGCGGAAGATGGGGCGGAATCCGATAGGCCACATGGCGACCAGGCCCATGGGGGATATTAAtgttgcctttttttttgtgtatTGTATCAGTTAATTGTGTCTTTAAGTTCATGATACCCGCATGGCTTGGTTATAAGAGAACCATGAGGAATATAGGAGCAGCCAGGCTATCAAAGCGAATATCCGACCAATATCACGATCTTTGTGATTTATTGGATTGTATGCATGTATACGATGTATCGGTGCTCTGCAGACTACGCCGGACTCGAATCAGTGATAAGCCCTCACTTCTTCTTGAGCAACCAGACAAATAGTCCCTTTCCGTCAATACGGCCGCGGTCACGTTTCCGGCGATTGCTGATATTTTAGCCTCTGTATAGCTGACCAGTTACAAGTGTGGCCTCGCGACATATCAAGACAGGCGAAAATTGTACAGGTTGTGATTCACAGCCTATTCCGGAGCTGCACACAATCCAAGACTTGGCGAATGCAGTGTGCGACGGGATACATCTCCAGGTACCGGACTTAAGTGGTCAACATGCTACTTGCAACGTTGGAGAATTGGCTGAGGGTCCACCAAATTAAGTAAGTTAAATATGTGGCTTTCAAACGATACTTGGTCTTGTAAGGAATTGAAACTCAAAATCATCGGCTTGCAACGGCCAGGCAAGTAGCCCACTGGTGCAACCCACCGCTTCAGAAATGACGCCAATGACTTTTCGCCCCAGGAACCGTTGGCGAGCAACAGAGAAAACACATGATGCTTCTCCATGCGATACAGGTAGTATGGCCACAGGGATTGGATGCCGCCACCAATCTAGAAGTTCGCGAAGATGAGGAACCCATGACTAgcggcgatgatgagatTGACGTCTCGTACACGGATCGTGCCCAGTCGTGGCCATCACAGGTCATTCCATCAATCACCCCCACTGCGGGCCCATGGGTTGTCCGAGACAGCTAACATTTATTCAGGGTCCAGAATGACGATTAGGAGAATGTGCCTGTCATGATGTAGGTCCTGTAAGGACGTTGAAGATGTGAGGTATTGGAACCGTCGTGAGCACTAAAATTCAAGATCAAGAACGAGTGCATGCATAATGTTTAATGTTGCAAAACACCTTGTGGACGAGCCCTTGGTTCCTGCCCATCTTTGTGTGACATGACATATGACGTAGCCTAAGCCTTCGGATAGGCTTGGTGGGAAGGTGCGAACTACCTGCTTTTCCAATCTAATAGAAGCGTTGACTGCTCGGCTTCGCATTAAGTTGGATATATAGAATCTGAATATAACCATGCATCCTCACGCCATAGCCAAAGTCGGAGCGTCATCAAAACCCAAGGGCCCCCGGCGCAAAGCAGCGGTCGGGAGAACGCCGGGCACTGGAGGCCACTCTTCGCTTGCAGTCGACACCGTCGGCGCACCCCATGCATGACGATGACTTTCCACCCCCGTAACAGTCGGGTCCTACGTCAACGGTATTTCCCCTTCCCTTCAGCTCGGCCAGTCACATTATCTCTCCATCTTCCAACATCACCTGCCGGCTTGGAATCTGGCCCGTTATTGTGGAGATATCGTGTTTTACCACCTGAGGAAGTCGGATCTCGATGATATGAGGTGAACTTCGGCAGGCATATTGTCTGTCCAACTCTCAGCCTTACTCATCTACAAGAGAGGACACCAAGAGCTCAAACGGAGAACACTATCATTTTTATCTATTTCCGCTTCCTCGCCTTCCTAGTGCCTATTTTTCTCTCTTGTAGTCGTGGCCATAAGTCTTGCGCGATCGGTGCGCAACCTTGCTTCTTTCGTTTCAAAACCGCTCAACCCAAGTTGTTATATAGGTGTCTGCATCCTCTGACTAGCAGCCTTGTCGGACTATCCTCGAGTGGCGGCGTTGTGCACAGGCGGGTATATTCATCGGTCGAAACCCTACCTGCCGATGCCTGGAGACTCCGACTTTCTCAAGACGTCAATTCTCAGATCCCTCTAGCCGACAGTAAGGCTCAGTCCTGGCTGACGACGACCACTGAGACCATATCTCCAGCACTTAAGCGACACATCTCTCTGTTTAGCTGCGTGCACCAATTCTAATGCTCATGACATCACGTCCTCCAACTTCACCGGCTGAGACTCGAGCCGATGGGAATCCAGAACATACCCAGGACCTCGGGAGTCATGTTCGACAATCAGAAGGCGCGAATAACGAAGGGCATAACATTACATATAGCGAGACGCGGGGGAATATGTCCGCACAACACAAAGATGTACATGAAAACTTGCCGGACTTCCATGACCAACGAcaggaggatgaagatggtaGATACCGGAATCGAGAGCTTAAACAACAGCAAATACGAGATATCGTCCGCCTCTTCCAATGCCGGCATTGTTCGAGGCCGTTCAAAAATGCCATAACCCTACCCTGTGGCCGAAGTTTATGCAGAGCATGCGTTCCCGCAACCCATGTGCGAACTAGTATCACGTATCCCGCTATTCCGGATCGACTTCGAGGCTTCATGTGTCCTTTCGACGATTGCTCCAAGGAACATGCCCTG is a genomic window containing:
- the CAB5 gene encoding Dephospho-CoA kinase CAB5, encoding MLLIGLTGSIATGKSTISSLLKSAPYELPIVDADVLARKVVEPGTSGYNAIVKYFGPTTPDLLVEPSDSMPENGPDGKGRPLNRPALGKRVFGDSEQLQRDRAVLNGIVHPAVRREMFKTVLGCYLRGHWAVVLDIPLLFESGLDRFCGVTVVVAVSDPEIQMRRLMERDAHLSREDAENRVRSQADVRVKARRCVERGQGNGVVLWNDGSRDELEAKLGEAMEKVRESSPEWWSWVLLGCPPLALAAAAWRIWGNVRINRQWEESQREAKAKL